One Gemmatimonadales bacterium DNA window includes the following coding sequences:
- a CDS encoding ABC transporter permease subunit yields the protein AGSVGILSAIFQEFYAPRRTAAAYRHLLSLLAGIPSVVFGFWGLVVLAPIIGRIHPPGPSLLAAVLVLALMVLPTVALLAETSLGAVPREQLLGASALGLSRWSVATHVALPAARRGIVAALVLGAGRAVGETMAVLMVSGNVVQWPSSVFDPVRTLTANIALEMSYALGTHRSALFVSGLALTVMVMILVGGAEVVARAPNHAVERGA from the coding sequence GCCGGCTCGGTCGGTATTCTCTCCGCAATCTTCCAGGAGTTCTACGCTCCCCGCCGCACGGCGGCAGCGTACCGCCACCTGCTAAGCCTGCTCGCCGGAATCCCGTCCGTCGTGTTCGGCTTCTGGGGACTCGTCGTGCTCGCCCCGATCATCGGGCGAATCCATCCGCCGGGGCCGAGTCTCCTCGCCGCGGTGCTCGTGCTGGCGCTCATGGTGCTGCCCACCGTGGCACTCCTCGCGGAAACCAGCCTCGGCGCCGTGCCGCGCGAGCAGCTCCTCGGCGCCTCGGCGCTCGGACTTTCGCGCTGGAGCGTGGCGACGCACGTAGCGCTGCCGGCCGCGCGGCGCGGGATCGTGGCGGCGCTCGTGCTCGGCGCCGGGCGCGCAGTGGGCGAGACGATGGCGGTGCTCATGGTGTCGGGCAACGTGGTGCAGTGGCCCAGCAGCGTGTTCGATCCCGTGCGCACGCTCACGGCCAACATCGCGCTCGAGATGTCGTACGCGCTGGGCACCCACCGGTCGGCGCTCTTCGTGAGCGGGCTCGCGCTCACGGTGATGGTGATGATCCTGGTCGGCGGGGCCGAAGTGGTGGCGCGCGCACCGAATCACGCGGTGGAGCGCGGCGCGTGA
- the pstA gene encoding phosphate ABC transporter permease PstA, producing MTSGALLWAAPGRTRTHRLRDAAGGAAVWLAPMLVTAVFLWLLGDIVWHGARQLSPAFLFTDPIDAGRAGGIAPMLVSTLLLLAVCLAVAVPIGFGTALLLAELTRRGGWFGATVRRSLDVLAGVPSIVFGLFGNAFFCVVLGFGFSILAGGLTLACMVLPILIRSAEAGIRGVPDEHRLGAAALGFSRVSTAFRVLLPAAMPALVIGLVLGIGRALAETAALIFTSGYVTRMPTSLFDSGRSLSVHILDLALNVPGGDTSAYATALVLVVALLALDGAVFWISAYRLTGGTPQR from the coding sequence GTGACGAGCGGCGCATTGCTCTGGGCGGCACCGGGCCGTACCCGGACTCACCGCCTGCGCGACGCCGCGGGCGGCGCGGCGGTCTGGCTCGCGCCGATGCTCGTCACCGCCGTGTTCCTCTGGCTGCTCGGTGACATCGTTTGGCATGGGGCACGGCAACTGTCGCCCGCATTCCTCTTCACCGATCCGATCGACGCCGGCCGCGCGGGCGGCATCGCACCGATGCTCGTCTCCACGCTCCTGCTGCTCGCCGTCTGCCTTGCGGTCGCGGTGCCGATCGGCTTCGGCACCGCGCTGCTGCTGGCCGAGCTCACCCGGCGCGGCGGGTGGTTCGGGGCGACCGTCCGCCGGAGCCTCGACGTACTGGCGGGCGTGCCGTCGATCGTGTTCGGGCTCTTCGGCAACGCCTTCTTCTGTGTCGTGCTCGGATTCGGATTCTCGATTCTCGCTGGCGGCCTCACGCTCGCCTGCATGGTGCTGCCGATCCTCATCCGGTCGGCCGAAGCGGGCATCCGCGGCGTGCCGGATGAGCACCGGCTCGGCGCCGCCGCGCTCGGCTTCTCGCGGGTCTCGACGGCGTTCCGCGTTCTCCTGCCGGCCGCGATGCCCGCGCTCGTCATCGGACTGGTGCTCGGCATCGGCCGCGCGCTGGCCGAGACGGCCGCGCTCATCTTCACCAGCGGGTACGTGACGCGGATGCCCACATCGTTGTTCGATTCCGGGCGTTCGCTCTCGGTCCACATTCTGGACCTCGCGCTCAACGTCCCCGGTGGCGACACGAGCGCCTACGCCACGGCGCTCGTGCTTGTCGTGGCGCTTCTCGCGCTCGACGGCGCGGTGTTCTGGATCAGCGCATACCGGCTTACGGGGGGAACTCCGCAGAGATGA